From the genome of Altererythrobacter sp. BO-6:
AATTCCGTCCGATCATCCTGGAAGTGCTGGCGGAACTCAAGGTCACGCTCAACCGCCGCGAACAGTTCGCGCTGGAAAAAGTGCTGATCGACGAGTTGCTTGGCTTCGGCCCACTCGAAGAATTGCTCAACGATCCCGATGTGTCCGACATCATGGTGAATGGTCCGAAGCAGACCTACATCGAAAAGAAGGGCAAGCTGGTGCTTGCCCCGATCCAGTTCCGTGACGAATCACACCTGTTCCAGATCGCCCAGCGCATCGTGAACCAGGTCGGCCGCCGCGTCGACCAGACCACCCCGCTGGCTGACGCCCGCCTGAAAGACGGCTCGCGTGTGAACGTGATCGTGCCGCCGCTCTCGCTGCGCGGCACCGCGATCTCGATTCGTAAGTTCTCAGAGAAGCCCATCACGATCGACATGCTCAAGGAATTCGGTTCCATGAGCGAAAAGATGGCGACCGCGCTCAAGATCGCGGGCGCGTGCCGGATGAACATCGTCATCTCGGGCGGTACCGGTTCGGGTAAGACGACCATGCTCAACGCCCTGTCGAAGATGATCGACCCGGGCGAGCGCGTGCTGACCATCGAAGACGCGGCGGAACTTCGCCTGCAGCAGCCGCACTGGCTGCCGCTCGAAACCCGCCCGCCGAACCTCGAAGGCCAGGGCGCGATCACCATCGGCGACCTTGTGAAGAACGCCCTGCGTATGCGTCCTGACCGCATCATCCTGGGCGAAATTCGCGGCGCGGAGTGTTTCGACCTGCTCGCCGCGATGAACACGGGCCACGACGGCTCGATGTGTACGCTTCACGCCAACAGCCCGCGCGAATGCCTGGGCCGTATGGAAAACATGATCCTGATGGGCGACATCAAGATCCCGAAGGAAGCCATTTCGCGTCAGATCGCCGAATCGGTCGACCTGATCGTGCAGGTGAAGCGCCTGCGCGACGGTTCGCGGCGCACCACCAACATCACCGAGGTGATCGGGATGGAAGGCGACGTGATCGTGACGCAGGAGCT
Proteins encoded in this window:
- a CDS encoding CpaF family protein; protein product: MSAFGRKTGPGGMNPGARPSFGVARPMKGGDKGTPQDGATGGEQFPPLPGEAEKPAPSPAPSAPTGAGRATDDAMSRLAERANMVHDENQGGGFEASIHKIKEQVLPRLLERVDPEAAATLSKEELSEEFRPIILEVLAELKVTLNRREQFALEKVLIDELLGFGPLEELLNDPDVSDIMVNGPKQTYIEKKGKLVLAPIQFRDESHLFQIAQRIVNQVGRRVDQTTPLADARLKDGSRVNVIVPPLSLRGTAISIRKFSEKPITIDMLKEFGSMSEKMATALKIAGACRMNIVISGGTGSGKTTMLNALSKMIDPGERVLTIEDAAELRLQQPHWLPLETRPPNLEGQGAITIGDLVKNALRMRPDRIILGEIRGAECFDLLAAMNTGHDGSMCTLHANSPRECLGRMENMILMGDIKIPKEAISRQIAESVDLIVQVKRLRDGSRRTTNITEVIGMEGDVIVTQELFKFEYLDETDDGKILGEFRSSGLRPYTLEKARQFGFDQAYLEACL